DNA sequence from the Marinilongibacter aquaticus genome:
GTTCACAAGGTTTTTGATCGAGTTCGGATAAGAACTTTCGTAATAAGCCGCACTCAAATCACCCTGAAAAGTATAGACCGTACCTCTGTAGAATGTCACCTCCACAGAAGCCATTTGCTGCATCATACAGGCTGCATAAATGAAATTGGCACGCCAAGATTTGTATCCCGGGTCGCCGGCAGAGCCGGTAAGCAAAAGCATCGATTGGCTCAAAAGGTAATCGTTGGGCACTTTCGATGGAACCCTGGGGTTCACGTTTATCTCTTCGAAATCTTTAGTACAGGCCGTCATGGTCAACATTGCGGCCAATACAATTAATATTTTTTTACACATTGTTTTCAAATTAAAATGGTCCTTTCAATTAAAAGCTCAAGTTCAGGTTCACCCCTACGCTGCGTGTCGACGGAGCCGAAGTGAATTCCAAACCTTGTGCGTTTCCGTTGTTGTAAGTCGATTCTGGATCGATATTTGGCACTTTCTTCATAAGAATGGCCAAGTTTCTTCCCACCACAGACAAACTTGCACGCTTGAACGGCAGCTTTTCCATGTACTTAGAAGGGACATTGTAGCCCAAAATAATCTGACGCAGTTTGATGAAATTTGCACTGTACACAAATGGTGTAGCGATTTGGTACAATCTATCGAAATACGCCTGAGACGTTACGTTCACGGTATTTGGTTCTCCGTTTTCGTTTACACCTTCAGGCACAAATCCACCTTCGCGACCTTGCAAAGTGATATCCGAAAGGCCGTATCTTGCAGCCAAGGCATTTGTTCCAGAGAACAATTTGGCACCAAATTTACCGTCGATCAGGAAGCTGAAATTAAAGCTCTTATAGTTGAAGCTGTTTGTTACGCCCAAAATATGCGGTGGCACGCCCGTTCCGTAATTGATCAAGTCGCCCTGCACCGGCAAGCCTTGTCCATCCAACACGATATCGCCACTGGCATTGCGTTTGTAATCGAAACCTTTCACTTGCGAATACGGCAAGCCCACATCTTGGTGTACATAGGCCGTACGCGTACGTTGCTCATCCACACGAAGTGTGGTCAAATCTTGGTAAAGGTTTAGCACTTCGCTCTTGTTGTACGAGTAATTTGCCGATAGCTCCCAGTTGAATCCACCGCTGCGTACGATGTCCACGGTAGCCAAAAGCTCGATACCGTTGTTTCTGATCTTACCCACATTGAACAAGGCCGTATTGAAGCCCGACGACTGAGAAATTGTCGCACCCACGATATCGTTCTCTGTCAAACGCGAATAAAGAGCCATATCGATGCTCAAACGGCTGTTGAACAATTTGGTTTCAAGACCAAATTCTGAGGCTGTCGACAAAAGCGGCTGAATGCTGGCATTCGGCACTTGCGATCCGTTTATCTGAGCAAGCGGTGCACCCAAATGTGCTCCGGCCAAACCATAATACAAGCTCAAGTTGTACGGATCTGTATCGCCACCCGCTTGAGCCCAAGAACCTCTCAATTTCAAATAATTGATGGCCGCTGGCATTGTGAAGGCATCCGAAAGCACAAAGCTAGCTGCCACAGACGGATAAAGAATGCTGTTTTTATCTGGAGCCAATGTCGAGAACCAGTCATTACGGGCCGTTAGAGTCAAGTACAAGTAGTCGTTGTAAGAAAACTCGGCCGATCCATACACAGAGTTGATTCTTTTGTTGATATCGGAAATGGTCGCCGTACGAGCCGCAGGATCAATATTCGTGATGTCGTAAAAGAAAGGAATGTTGTAATTGCTTCCTCCGTAATTCGAGATGTAATTGTTCTGTTTCATGAAGTTGGCACCCGCCAAAGCGTCGATTCCAAACTTCTCGGTCAGTTTCTTATTCACCACCAACATCAAATACGAGTTGATCTCTGTAAACTGGCGGTTGGTTTCGCTGTACGACCCTCTTGGCTTATAGGCCGTTCCGTAAGGCTCGATAGAGGTAAAGCGATAATTGAAATTATCGATACCCACACGCCCTTTCAAGAACATCCAATCTGTAATGTCGAATTTAGGCTCAAAAGCTGCAATTACCCTTTTCTTGTCGTCATCACCACTGAAATCGTGAGCAGCATAGTAAGGGTTGGTCACGTAAATGTTCTCGTTCCAAAGTCTCTCATAGCCTGCATCATCGTATTTGCTTTCCTTCATGGTGGCTACAGCCAAAGAAGTGGGCATGGTGTAGATCGAATAGTTGGCATTACCCGGCGAATCGGAAAGCCTTGGTCTGTTGTTGTTCTTTTCGATCACATATTTGATATTGGCTACAGCCGAGAAGCGTTTACCGAAATTCCCGTTCACGTTGGCGGCGAAATTCTGCCTTCTCAATGTATTCTCGGGAATAATACCCTTCAAATTCATGTCGTTCATCGAAACCCTGTACGTGCCGATTTTAGCCGCACCAGAAAGAGCCAAAGAGTTGTTCCAAGTGGAACCCGCATTGTAAAAATCCTTGATATTGTTTTTCTGGGCTACATAAGGCCGAGACACGCCATCGTACTGAATCACATCCGATCCATCCAATTTCGCTCCCCAGCTGTTCAGGGTTGTGGCCTCTTTTATCGAAGTAGGTTTCACACCCTGATTCCCCATACCGTATTCATATTGATAACCATCGAAATGCGTGATCAAAGGCGTTTGCACGGTGTAGTTCGAACTGAATTCTACGCCAGCACCATCGCCGCTCTTCCCGCCTTTGGTTGTCACCAAAATGGCCCCGTTCGATGCACGTGAACCGTAAAGTGCGGCAGCTGTTGCTCCTTTCAATACCGAAATGCTTTCGATTTCATTGGGGTTCAAACTTGAGATACCGTCACCACGGTCTTGGCCACCCCACATGCCCGCAGAGCCCAAGTTGTCGTTGCTGATCGGAATACCGTCCACTACGATCAAAGGTTGGTTGTTTCCGGAAATCGAGCCGTTTCCACGAATCACAATACGGCTTGAGCCGCCCGGTCCAGTGGCCGTACCCGAGATGTTCAAACCAGCCACCTTACCCACAAGTGAGTTGGCCATATTGGGCGTACGTGCTTTTGTAAGCTCATCGCCTTTGATTTCAGACACGGCATAACCCAATGCTTTTTTGTCTTTCTTAATGCCCAAAGCCGTTACCACAACTTCCTCTAAAACTTGGTCGTTGGCAAGCAAGGTCACATTGATTTGGTTGGAATTCCCTACCACGATATCCTGAGACACAAAACCGACATAACTGAAAGTCAAGGTTTCGCCTTTAGACACCGTAATGCTGTACTCGCCTTTGTCGTCTGTCAGGGTCCCGTTGCTCGTTCCCGTCACGGTCACATTGACCCCATACAGCGGGGAGCCGTCTTTCTCTACTACCGCCCCGCCGATCTTCATGGTCTGAGCCATGGAATACATCGACACAAGCGAGAAAGCCAAAATTTTCCAAATTGGTAATTTTTTTCTCATAAGATTAAAATTGAATTGGTTAAAATAGTACACATCAAGTGTGCGGACAATTAGGATTATTAACTGATAACCTTTGTACAAAGCTATGAATATTCCCCAGTTCAGACCATCCAATCTTAGTATCTTCACAAAAAAAAATCCCGAGGGAAACCCTCGGGATAAAATAAGATCGCAATTAATCAAATATGTATTATCAGTTGATAATAATGTACGCGGCTATTCCTGCAAAATAACCGATCAAAGCTAGCCAAGAAACCTTTTTCAAATACCAGAAAAAAGTCACCTTTTCCAATCCCATGGCGGCCACACCAGCGGCCGAGCCAATGATCAATGCCGAACCACCGGTTCCCGCACAGAAAGCCAGCAATTCCCAAAAGTCGTGATCCATCGGAAACTGTTCGAGTGTGTACATCCCCATGGCCGCGGCCACCAAAGGCACGTTATCTACCACCGAAGAAAGCAAACCTATCAGGGTTACCGTTACGGTTTGGTTGCTGATATTTTGCGAAAGCCATTCGGCGGCACCTCTCAAAACACCTTCTGTCTGCAAGGCCGAAACGGCGAGCAAAATCCCCAAGAAAAAGAGCACACTCGGCATATCCACTTTTTCCAAAGCCCGATATACAGAATAGTTGTGTCTGAATTTCTCCTCCTTTCCTTTCAAAATAAGTTCGGTCACCATCCAAAGAATACCCAGCGACATAAGCATGCCCATAAACGGAGGCAAATGGGTTACTGTTTTGAAAAGAGGCACGAAAAGCAAGCCACCGATACCGGTAAAGAACACAATGTTTTTTTCTCTTTGCGTTTGCTGTTGATTGGCATTGTCGGAGAATAATTTTTTAGGCAATTCACCTTTCACTTGTCGCGACAACACAAAAACAGGAATAAGCATACACACCAAACTCGGCACAATCAATTTCAGCACAATATTGCCCGCCGAAACCTGTCCACCGATCCAAAGCATTGTGGTGGTCACGTCACCCATTGGCGACCACGCCCCTCCGGCATTGGCAGCCACTACGATAATCCCTACGAACAAAAGCCGCAGTTCATCCTTATCGATCAACTTTTTGGTCAAGGTCACCATTACAATTGTGGTGGTAAGGTTATCCAAAAGGGCCGAAAGGAAGAATGTCAAAAGGCAAATAATCCACAGCAGCTTGGTTTGGCTCCTGGTCGTAATCCGGTCGGTAATAATGTCAAATCCATCGTAAGTATCAATCAATTCTACGATAGTCATGGCTCCCATCAAGAAGAAAAGGATACTGGCGGTTTCGCTCAAGTGGTGCAAGAGCTCTTCATTCATGAATTCGGGGTCGTCGGTACCGAAAGCCACCACGGTCCAACATAAGGCCCCGGTAAGTAAGGCAGAAGACGACTTGTCTATTGAGATATTGTGTTCCAGCACAATACCCAAATATCCTACCACAAAAACGAGTACAAGTAAAGCAATCATTTAGTATAATTTATAAAGTGGAATAACACAGTTCGGCACAAAAATAGAAATCTAACCTAGGCTATCAAACAATAATTCAAGCAACAATTGCAAACCAAATATTTCCGTTTCATTGAGCCAATCTGCCGCTTATCCCAATTTATACCCATGATACTTAAAATCTTAAGTAATATTGTCTTCCAATTGACTCAAAGCTTATGTCAAAAAAATACCTTTTATCTCTGTTTCTTTTTGTGGTCACCGCCTATTCCAGCCTTGGACAGGCCAAAGTTTCTGGAGCCGACGAGGCCGATGGCCTAGACCTAAGAGACTGTATCGATTATGCTATTGAGCACAACCTCACATTGCAACAGAACAGGCTGAATATCGAGAACAGCCTTGTGAAACTGAACCAATCCAAGGGCAACAGGCTGCCTACCGTTAATGCACAAACGAACCTCAATTCGAACTACGGCCGTAACATCGATCCCTTTTCAAACCAGATCGTAACCAAATCGATCGGTACAAACTCGCTTGGCTTGGGAGCCAGCTATGTGATCTACAATGGCATGAAGCTCAAAAACACGGTTTTGTACAATGAAATGGATCTGCAAGCCGCCCAAAAAGATTTGGAAGCCCAGAAAAACACCATTTCCATTCAAGTTTCGGTCTCTTACCTCAATGTGCTTTCGGCCGAAGACATGATAGAAGTGGCTCAAAAAAATGTGGACGTGACCCAATTGCAACTCGAAAGAACCCGCAAATTGGTGGCGGCCGGCTCTTTGCCCGAAACAGACGTCTTTAATTTGGAAGCCCAGCTCGCCAACGACGAACTGCAGCTTGTCAATGCCGAAAACCAACACGCCAGTGCCTTCTTCAGCTTAAAACAAAACATGAACTATACAGGCACGGGCACTTTCAACGTGGTGCGTGTCGATATTCCCAAACCCAGCCTTTCGCCTTATCCCGAAAGCGTAGAGCAGGTTTATCAAGCGGCCATCGACTTTTTGCCCGAAGTAGAAGCCAGCGAAATCCGTGAAGAAATGGCGGCCAGAAATATTGAAATTGCAAAAGCAGCGGGCTTGCCCACGCTTTCGGCCAATGCGAGCTGGGGCACCACATTCTCCACTGCAGCCAAGACCTATTCGGCCGGCGAAACGACGTATGAGCCCATCTCGGTTTCTGCCGAATACCAAGGCCAAACGGTTCCATTGACCGTCAACTTTCCGCAGCAAAGTACGATTGCTTCGAATATTCCATATTTCGACCAGCTGAACAACAACAAAAACCTGAATGTGGGCATCTCTTTGCAAATTCCAATTTTCAACGGTTTCAACAGAAAATATCAAATTCAATCGGCAAAAATTCAGGAAATGCAATCGCAAGTGAGCACCCAAAACACCAAACTCACCATCCGTCAAAACATCGAACAAGCCTATATCAACATGCTGAATTCGGCCAAAACCTATTCTGCCAATTTGGTGCAAGTCGACGCCCAGCAAAAGGCTTTCAATGCTTCGCAGGCCAGTTTCAATGCAGGTGCCAGCAATTTTGTGGATTATAACATTGCCAAATCGAACCTCGATCGGGCCAATGCCAATCTCATTCAATCGAAATACGATTACTTGTTCCGAATCAAAATATTGGATTTTTACCAAAATAAACCCTTGTCATTCTAATCAAACATTTAGACAAACGCATGAAAAAGAAATCGAACAAAACGTGGTATATAATTGGAGCTTTGGCTCTCACCTTCGTCATTTTCATTCTGGTCGCTAAAAAGATGGGTTGGATTGGAAAGGAAGAAGCCGCACAGGTGGAATTCACAAAGGTAGAACGCCACAACCTCACCGAAACCGTCTCGGCTTCAGGCAAAATCCAACCCGAGGTGGAAGTGAAAATCTCTCCCGATGTATCGGGCGAAATAATCGGCCTATATATCGAAGAAGGCGATTCGGTGAGCAAAGGCCAACTGCTTTTGAAAATCCAGCCCGAAAACTATGTGTCGATCGTCGAACGCTTCAAAGCCGGCGTAAACCAAGCCAAAGCTTCGGCCGAACAAAGCAAAGCACAAGTTTTCAGAGCCGAATCTCAAGTATTGCGGGCCGAACAAGAATTCAAAAGGCAACAAAAACTATTTGAAGACAAGGTTACTTCTCAATCTGATTTTGAAGTGGCTCAAACGAATTTCAAATTGGCCAAACAAGATTTGGAAGCCGCCAAAGCCAATTTCGAAGCTGCAAAATTTGGCATAAGCAGTGCCGAAGCCAATTTGAAAGACGCCAGCGAAAACCTAAGAAAAACCAACATATACGCTCCAATGAGCGGTATTGTCTCGAAATTGGATGTAGAATTGGGAGAACGCGTGGTGGGAACCTCGCAAATGGCCGGAACGGAAATGCTGCGTATAGCCAACCTCCACAACATGGAAGTGCGTGTAAACGTGAACGAAAACGACATTGTGCGGGTGCAAAGAGGCGATACGGCCATTATTGATGTGGATGCCTACGACAACATGGAGAAACAATTCAAGGGCATTATCACGCAGATTGCCAATACAGCCAACGGAACCGGCGGCACACTGAATGCGGCAGCCAACTCCACCGAGGCCGTGACCGAATTTGAAGTTCGCATAAAAATACTTCCCGATTCGTATACAGACCTTCTAAGCCAAAACAGGTACCCATTTAAGCCTGGAATGACGGCTACTGTAGACATCATCACCGAACAGAAAGACAATGTATTGAGCGTGCCCATTGCCAGCGTAACCACCCGCTCGGGCAAAGAAGACAAAAACCTGAGCGATGAGGTAGACAACGGAAACGGCATGGGCTTGGGTGCTGTAGAAGCTGCGAAAGAAGAGGAAGAAGTGAAAGAGATCGTCTTTATTCACGAAGAAGGGCGAGCCAAAATAAGAGAAGTAAAAACAGGCATCACCGATACCGAAGCCGGCACCATCGAAGTATTGGAAGGCCTGAAAGAAGGCGAAGAGATCGTATCCGGGCCCTATATCGAAGTGTCGAAACGCCTGAAAGATGGCAAGCTTGTGGAAAAACGCAAAGAAGAAGCCAAAAAAGAAGACGAAGCGAAGTAATAGCGGCAGTCTGAAACCGAATAAGAAAAGAAATTGGGAG
Encoded proteins:
- the nhaD gene encoding sodium:proton antiporter NhaD, which translates into the protein MIALLVLVFVVGYLGIVLEHNISIDKSSSALLTGALCWTVVAFGTDDPEFMNEELLHHLSETASILFFLMGAMTIVELIDTYDGFDIITDRITTRSQTKLLWIICLLTFFLSALLDNLTTTIVMVTLTKKLIDKDELRLLFVGIIVVAANAGGAWSPMGDVTTTMLWIGGQVSAGNIVLKLIVPSLVCMLIPVFVLSRQVKGELPKKLFSDNANQQQTQREKNIVFFTGIGGLLFVPLFKTVTHLPPFMGMLMSLGILWMVTELILKGKEEKFRHNYSVYRALEKVDMPSVLFFLGILLAVSALQTEGVLRGAAEWLSQNISNQTVTVTLIGLLSSVVDNVPLVAAAMGMYTLEQFPMDHDFWELLAFCAGTGGSALIIGSAAGVAAMGLEKVTFFWYLKKVSWLALIGYFAGIAAYIIIN
- a CDS encoding SusC/RagA family TonB-linked outer membrane protein; the protein is MRKKLPIWKILAFSLVSMYSMAQTMKIGGAVVEKDGSPLYGVNVTVTGTSNGTLTDDKGEYSITVSKGETLTFSYVGFVSQDIVVGNSNQINVTLLANDQVLEEVVVTALGIKKDKKALGYAVSEIKGDELTKARTPNMANSLVGKVAGLNISGTATGPGGSSRIVIRGNGSISGNNQPLIVVDGIPISNDNLGSAGMWGGQDRGDGISSLNPNEIESISVLKGATAAALYGSRASNGAILVTTKGGKSGDGAGVEFSSNYTVQTPLITHFDGYQYEYGMGNQGVKPTSIKEATTLNSWGAKLDGSDVIQYDGVSRPYVAQKNNIKDFYNAGSTWNNSLALSGAAKIGTYRVSMNDMNLKGIIPENTLRRQNFAANVNGNFGKRFSAVANIKYVIEKNNNRPRLSDSPGNANYSIYTMPTSLAVATMKESKYDDAGYERLWNENIYVTNPYYAAHDFSGDDDKKRVIAAFEPKFDITDWMFLKGRVGIDNFNYRFTSIEPYGTAYKPRGSYSETNRQFTEINSYLMLVVNKKLTEKFGIDALAGANFMKQNNYISNYGGSNYNIPFFYDITNIDPAARTATISDINKRINSVYGSAEFSYNDYLYLTLTARNDWFSTLAPDKNSILYPSVAASFVLSDAFTMPAAINYLKLRGSWAQAGGDTDPYNLSLYYGLAGAHLGAPLAQINGSQVPNASIQPLLSTASEFGLETKLFNSRLSIDMALYSRLTENDIVGATISQSSGFNTALFNVGKIRNNGIELLATVDIVRSGGFNWELSANYSYNKSEVLNLYQDLTTLRVDEQRTRTAYVHQDVGLPYSQVKGFDYKRNASGDIVLDGQGLPVQGDLINYGTGVPPHILGVTNSFNYKSFNFSFLIDGKFGAKLFSGTNALAARYGLSDITLQGREGGFVPEGVNENGEPNTVNVTSQAYFDRLYQIATPFVYSANFIKLRQIILGYNVPSKYMEKLPFKRASLSVVGRNLAILMKKVPNIDPESTYNNGNAQGLEFTSAPSTRSVGVNLNLSF
- a CDS encoding efflux RND transporter periplasmic adaptor subunit, which encodes MKKKSNKTWYIIGALALTFVIFILVAKKMGWIGKEEAAQVEFTKVERHNLTETVSASGKIQPEVEVKISPDVSGEIIGLYIEEGDSVSKGQLLLKIQPENYVSIVERFKAGVNQAKASAEQSKAQVFRAESQVLRAEQEFKRQQKLFEDKVTSQSDFEVAQTNFKLAKQDLEAAKANFEAAKFGISSAEANLKDASENLRKTNIYAPMSGIVSKLDVELGERVVGTSQMAGTEMLRIANLHNMEVRVNVNENDIVRVQRGDTAIIDVDAYDNMEKQFKGIITQIANTANGTGGTLNAAANSTEAVTEFEVRIKILPDSYTDLLSQNRYPFKPGMTATVDIITEQKDNVLSVPIASVTTRSGKEDKNLSDEVDNGNGMGLGAVEAAKEEEEVKEIVFIHEEGRAKIREVKTGITDTEAGTIEVLEGLKEGEEIVSGPYIEVSKRLKDGKLVEKRKEEAKKEDEAK
- a CDS encoding TolC family protein → MSKKYLLSLFLFVVTAYSSLGQAKVSGADEADGLDLRDCIDYAIEHNLTLQQNRLNIENSLVKLNQSKGNRLPTVNAQTNLNSNYGRNIDPFSNQIVTKSIGTNSLGLGASYVIYNGMKLKNTVLYNEMDLQAAQKDLEAQKNTISIQVSVSYLNVLSAEDMIEVAQKNVDVTQLQLERTRKLVAAGSLPETDVFNLEAQLANDELQLVNAENQHASAFFSLKQNMNYTGTGTFNVVRVDIPKPSLSPYPESVEQVYQAAIDFLPEVEASEIREEMAARNIEIAKAAGLPTLSANASWGTTFSTAAKTYSAGETTYEPISVSAEYQGQTVPLTVNFPQQSTIASNIPYFDQLNNNKNLNVGISLQIPIFNGFNRKYQIQSAKIQEMQSQVSTQNTKLTIRQNIEQAYINMLNSAKTYSANLVQVDAQQKAFNASQASFNAGASNFVDYNIAKSNLDRANANLIQSKYDYLFRIKILDFYQNKPLSF